In Pseudomonadota bacterium, a single window of DNA contains:
- a CDS encoding HAMP domain-containing protein → MKAIKKERKPGRSVFFPDKEENNDVAAGEVDFINNSGKDTPNQLNTADNSLKMLLNALKAVRAGDFNVRLDFDRHGGIMADIADVFNDVIELNRRLSDDFVRISEIIGHEGKVSERIAIGPVTGSWRTSVESVNSFINYLVQPTEEFGRVISSVAEGNLSNKMALEIDGRQLKGEFLKIGNRVNMMVDQLSSFASEVTRVAREVGTDGKLGGQAEVQGVGGTWKELTENVNMMAANLTNQVRNIAVVTTAVANGELSQKITVEAKGEILELKNTVNKMVDNLNTFASEVARVAREVGIEGQLGGQAEVPAVAGTWKELTDNVNMMAANLTSQVRNVAVVTTAVANGDLSQKVTVDVKGEILELKNTVNKMVDNLSTFTGEVTRVAREVGIEGQLGGQAEVPSVAGTWKELTDNVNMMAANLTSQVRNIAVVTTAVANGELSQKITVEAQGEILQLKDTINRMVDQLSSFASEVTRVSKEVGIEGKLGGQAEVKGVGGTWKELTDNVNMMAANLTNQVRNIAVVTTAVANGELSQKITVEAQGEILQLKDTINRMVDQLSGFASEVTRVAREVGVEGKLGAQAEVLGVAGTWKDLTDNVNMLADNLTSQVRNIAEVTTGVAQGDLTRKITVEASGEIQQLKDTINTMVDQLSTFAGEVTRVSKEVGGEGKLGGQAEVPGATGTWKELTENVNMLAANLSNQVRNIAMVATAISAGDLTQKITVEASGEIQQLKDTINTMVGQLSTFAGEVTRVSKEVGGEGKLGGQAEVPGATGTWKELTENVNMLAANLSNQVRNIAMVATAISAGDLTQKITVEASGEIAGLKGTLNSMVDNLNLFGSEVTRVAREVGVEGKLGAQAAVPGVAGTWKELTENVNMLAANLSNQVRNIAMVATAISAGDLTQKITVEASGEIAGLKGTLNSMVDNLNLFGSEVTRVAREVGVEGKLGAQAEVPGVAGTWKELTDNVNMLADNLTSQVRNIAVVTTAVANGELSQKITVEAQGEIQELKNTINKMVDNLNIFAGEVTRVAREVGTDGKLGGQAIVPGVAGTWKELTDNVNAMAGSLTSQVRGISKVTMAIFEGDLSRKITVEARGEMLELKNTINGMVDTLNSIIGNINAVMSMVGEGNLSQMVDVNAVGDFASMVDGINSTIESLKGIVSELRNAGINIGTVSQKTLGAGQEMNALLSQLSGTIEQIAEGAKAQAQQIVEASSESEGVGKTASNTLTQAESMNQHTEVATKATGEGRKAMEETIKNTDLMLEGSNESVGRIESLSKSSEQIQEIVDVIRDIATQTNILAINAAIEAVRAGKQGKGFAVVAEEVKTLSADSKLQAKKISTLVQSVMGETQDTALTIKTMAGNVRLVKDSIELTSSSFKDIDRSIDVTSTTSMEISKAAADQKNSIDAVSQSLDKISGIAADTSTAATQSAEGSKRLLGKMQELTAIATNLADMSENFQKTVERFTVEEVVVSKVTRKMERSKT, encoded by the coding sequence ATGAAAGCTATAAAAAAGGAACGCAAGCCCGGAAGATCTGTTTTCTTTCCGGATAAAGAAGAAAATAACGATGTTGCTGCGGGCGAGGTTGACTTTATCAATAACTCAGGCAAAGACACACCAAACCAGCTCAATACTGCTGATAATAGTTTGAAGATGTTATTAAACGCTCTCAAGGCTGTAAGAGCAGGTGATTTTAACGTAAGGCTGGATTTTGACCGACACGGTGGCATCATGGCCGATATTGCCGATGTGTTTAACGATGTTATTGAATTAAACAGGAGGTTATCCGATGATTTTGTACGTATAAGTGAGATTATCGGTCATGAAGGGAAGGTATCAGAGCGTATCGCGATCGGACCGGTAACCGGTTCATGGAGGACCAGTGTTGAATCAGTAAATTCTTTCATAAATTATCTCGTCCAACCTACAGAAGAATTCGGCCGTGTTATCAGCAGTGTTGCCGAGGGAAACCTTTCAAATAAAATGGCTTTGGAAATCGATGGAAGGCAATTGAAAGGTGAATTCTTAAAAATCGGCAACAGAGTCAACATGATGGTCGACCAGTTAAGCAGCTTTGCCTCAGAGGTAACCCGTGTGGCCAGAGAAGTCGGCACCGATGGAAAGCTTGGCGGTCAGGCAGAAGTGCAGGGGGTTGGCGGTACATGGAAGGAATTAACGGAAAACGTCAATATGATGGCGGCTAACCTCACCAATCAGGTCCGCAATATTGCCGTTGTAACTACTGCTGTTGCCAACGGGGAGCTTTCCCAGAAGATCACTGTTGAGGCAAAAGGCGAAATCCTTGAATTGAAGAATACGGTAAATAAGATGGTTGACAACCTCAATACTTTCGCCAGCGAGGTTGCTCGAGTGGCCAGAGAGGTTGGTATCGAGGGGCAGCTGGGCGGCCAGGCAGAGGTTCCCGCTGTAGCCGGCACATGGAAGGAATTAACGGACAATGTAAACATGATGGCGGCCAACCTCACCAGCCAGGTCAGAAATGTTGCCGTCGTAACAACAGCTGTTGCCAACGGGGATCTCTCCCAGAAGGTTACCGTTGATGTAAAAGGTGAGATCCTTGAATTGAAGAATACGGTAAACAAGATGGTTGACAACCTCAGCACCTTCACCGGCGAGGTAACCCGTGTGGCCAGAGAGGTCGGCATCGAAGGGCAGCTGGGTGGCCAGGCTGAGGTTCCCAGTGTAGCCGGAACATGGAAGGAATTAACGGACAATGTAAACATGATGGCGGCCAACCTCACCAGCCAGGTTAGAAATATTGCCGTTGTCACTACTGCTGTTGCCAATGGCGAACTCTCCCAGAAGATTACAGTTGAGGCTCAGGGGGAAATCCTGCAGTTGAAAGATACCATCAACCGAATGGTTGATCAGTTGAGCAGCTTCGCCTCAGAAGTAACCCGTGTTTCGAAAGAGGTTGGTATCGAAGGTAAGCTGGGTGGCCAGGCAGAGGTAAAGGGGGTCGGCGGAACATGGAAGGAATTAACGGACAATGTAAACATGATGGCAGCCAATCTCACCAATCAGGTCCGCAATATTGCCGTTGTCACGACTGCTGTTGCAAACGGGGAGCTTTCCCAAAAGATCACTGTTGAGGCTCAGGGGGAGATCCTGCAGTTGAAAGATACTATCAACCGAATGGTTGATCAGTTAAGCGGTTTCGCTTCAGAGGTTACGAGGGTGGCAAGAGAAGTAGGCGTGGAAGGCAAGCTGGGCGCACAGGCTGAAGTGCTCGGGGTGGCCGGCACATGGAAGGATCTGACAGATAATGTAAACATGCTGGCGGACAATCTGACCAGCCAGGTTAGAAACATAGCTGAAGTGACCACAGGTGTAGCCCAGGGTGATTTAACCAGGAAGATAACCGTTGAGGCCAGCGGTGAGATTCAGCAGTTAAAAGACACGATCAACACAATGGTTGATCAATTAAGCACTTTCGCGGGCGAAGTAACCAGGGTTTCCAAAGAGGTCGGCGGCGAAGGTAAGCTGGGTGGTCAGGCTGAGGTTCCGGGTGCAACCGGTACATGGAAAGAACTGACGGAAAATGTCAATATGCTGGCGGCCAATCTGAGCAACCAGGTAAGAAACATAGCCATGGTAGCCACAGCCATAAGCGCAGGAGATTTAACTCAGAAGATAACAGTTGAGGCCAGCGGTGAGATTCAGCAGTTAAAAGACACGATCAACACAATGGTTGGTCAATTAAGCACTTTCGCGGGCGAAGTAACCAGGGTTTCCAAAGAGGTCGGCGGCGAAGGCAAGCTGGGCGGTCAGGCTGAGGTTCCGGGTGCAACCGGCACATGGAAGGAACTGACTGAAAATGTAAATATGCTGGCGGCCAATCTGAGCAACCAGGTAAGAAACATAGCCATGGTAGCTACAGCTATAAGCGCAGGAGATTTAACCCAGAAGATAACCGTTGAGGCATCGGGAGAGATTGCAGGCTTAAAGGGAACTCTCAATTCCATGGTTGACAACCTCAATCTGTTTGGAAGCGAAGTTACGCGTGTGGCAAGAGAAGTAGGAGTTGAAGGCAAGCTGGGCGCACAGGCTGCGGTGCCGGGAGTGGCCGGCACATGGAAGGAACTGACAGAAAATGTAAATATGCTGGCGGCCAATCTGAGCAACCAGGTAAGAAACATAGCCATGGTAGCCACAGCCATAAGCGCAGGAGATTTAACTCAGAAAATAACTGTTGAGGCATCGGGAGAGATTGCAGGCTTAAAAGGAACTCTCAATTCCATGGTTGACAATCTCAATCTGTTTGGAAGCGAGGTTACGAGGGTGGCAAGAGAAGTAGGAGTGGAAGGCAAGCTGGGCGCACAGGCTGAGGTGCCGGGAGTGGCCGGCACATGGAAGGAACTGACTGACAATGTAAACATGCTGGCGGACAATCTGACCAGCCAGGTCAGAAATATTGCCGTTGTCACGACCGCTGTTGCAAACGGTGAACTTTCCCAAAAGATCACTGTTGAGGCCCAGGGGGAGATTCAGGAGTTAAAAAACACGATCAACAAAATGGTTGACAACCTCAACATCTTTGCCGGCGAGGTAACCCGTGTGGCCCGGGAGGTTGGTACCGACGGAAAATTAGGCGGCCAGGCGATAGTTCCAGGTGTAGCCGGCACGTGGAAGGAATTGACCGATAACGTGAATGCCATGGCAGGAAGCCTTACTTCGCAGGTGCGGGGTATTTCAAAGGTCACAATGGCAATTTTCGAAGGAGATCTTTCCCGAAAGATTACGGTTGAAGCCCGTGGCGAAATGCTCGAATTAAAAAATACGATCAATGGCATGGTGGACACCCTTAACAGCATTATCGGTAACATTAATGCCGTGATGTCCATGGTAGGCGAAGGCAACCTCTCGCAGATGGTAGACGTTAATGCAGTAGGAGATTTTGCTTCTATGGTTGACGGTATAAACAGCACCATAGAAAGTCTCAAAGGCATTGTTTCGGAACTCCGGAATGCAGGTATAAATATCGGTACAGTATCTCAGAAGACGCTCGGTGCAGGCCAGGAAATGAATGCTCTCCTGTCCCAGCTTTCCGGCACTATTGAACAGATAGCAGAGGGTGCCAAGGCTCAGGCTCAACAGATTGTCGAGGCGTCAAGCGAAAGCGAGGGAGTTGGAAAAACGGCATCCAATACGCTGACCCAGGCGGAAAGCATGAACCAGCATACGGAAGTAGCCACTAAGGCAACGGGCGAAGGCCGCAAAGCTATGGAAGAAACGATCAAGAACACGGACCTGATGCTTGAAGGTTCAAATGAATCCGTAGGAAGGATTGAATCACTTAGCAAAAGCAGTGAACAGATCCAGGAAATTGTAGATGTGATCCGGGATATTGCAACCCAGACAAATATACTTGCCATCAATGCCGCAATTGAGGCCGTTCGTGCCGGCAAGCAGGGTAAGGGTTTTGCTGTTGTTGCCGAAGAGGTCAAGACCTTGTCTGCCGACAGCAAATTGCAGGCAAAAAAGATATCGACTCTTGTCCAGTCGGTTATGGGCGAAACGCAAGATACGGCACTAACGATCAAGACCATGGCCGGTAATGTCAGGCTGGTGAAAGATTCCATCGAATTAACCTCCAGCTCATTTAAGGATATTGACCGTTCTATTGACGTAACATCCACTACATCAATGGAAATTTCGAAGGCCGCCGCCGATCAGAAGAACAGCATCGATGCTGTTTCCCAGAGTCTTGACAAGATCAGCGGTATCGCTGCCGACACATCTACCGCTGCCACCCAGTCGGCGGAAGGCTCCAAAAGGCTACTTGGCAAGATGCAGGAGCTGACGGCCATCGCAACAAACCTGGCCGATATGTCTGAAAACTTCCAAAAGACCGTGGAACGATTTACAGTTGAGGAGGTAGTAGTGTCAAAAGTGACAAGGAAAATGGAGAGGAGCAAAACATGA
- a CDS encoding AAA family ATPase: MSEIGECIAFANYKGGTGKTTSCLSIAGFLAKGGSKVLLIDFDPQASATSGIGIDKLTLKHTIYDSILGLCDGHEDVPLKNIILETDVKNLHLAPSEWDLSAAEVSIQSTKEKITLLRTLIRDVQSLYDYILIDTPPSSGLLLMNCFVAADHMIIPFDPGIFSVEAIDNLKTVFLDVKRNTGHHFNKITIILTRYVGQDPLERILHGDNPSRQIKKMLVRMFKSVFVVPESPEIFKSQQKGTPISHYAPKSKAGKAYKKIADSIKKSNLTL, from the coding sequence ATGTCTGAAATCGGAGAATGCATTGCTTTTGCCAACTACAAGGGCGGTACGGGTAAAACAACTTCCTGTTTGAGTATTGCCGGGTTTTTGGCCAAAGGCGGTAGCAAGGTCCTCTTAATCGATTTTGACCCGCAGGCAAGCGCAACTTCTGGAATTGGTATAGATAAACTGACGTTAAAGCACACGATATATGATTCAATTCTTGGTCTGTGCGATGGACACGAAGATGTCCCGTTAAAAAATATAATACTGGAAACGGATGTAAAAAATCTCCACCTCGCGCCATCCGAATGGGATCTCTCTGCTGCCGAAGTAAGTATTCAAAGCACTAAGGAAAAAATTACTTTACTCCGTACGTTAATCCGGGATGTCCAATCTTTGTATGATTACATTCTGATTGATACGCCTCCCAGCTCAGGACTACTGCTGATGAACTGTTTTGTTGCTGCAGATCACATGATCATACCTTTTGATCCCGGTATTTTTTCCGTCGAAGCCATTGACAATCTCAAAACCGTATTTCTTGATGTCAAGCGCAATACCGGTCATCATTTTAATAAGATTACGATTATTCTGACCCGATATGTTGGGCAAGACCCACTAGAAAGAATATTACACGGCGATAACCCATCCCGCCAGATCAAGAAAATGCTGGTAAGAATGTTCAAGTCTGTATTTGTTGTTCCGGAATCGCCGGAGATTTTTAAATCACAACAAAAAGGGACTCCGATCTCTCATTATGCACCAAAAAGTAAGGCCGGTAAGGCCTATAAGAAAATTGCGGATTCAATAAAAAAGTCAAACTTAACGCTCTAA
- the ligA gene encoding NAD-dependent DNA ligase LigA, which translates to MSDIINPDIIKKIETLREELNRHNYYYYVMDDPQFSDAQYDKMMQELLELEERFPELSSPDSPSMKVGAAPVKKFETVKHSVKMLSLDNAFSDADILNFDKRVIKELMTDEQILYTAEPKMDGVAVELVYKDGRLVSASTRGDGETGEDITSNVKTIRSVPVLLQPHQKEHTSPSLLEVRGEVFISKDGFKRLNEDMLSQGLPLFANPRNAAAGSLRQLDSKITAKRPLEIYFYGIGESEGINFQSHWDWLWALKELGLRINPHIKPKINIAAVCSYYKELEAMRNSLPYDIDGMVIKVDSVKFQEQLGTKARSPRWAIAYKFKAIQETTKIMDILVQVGRTGAVTPVACLESVNVGGVNVSRATLHNEDEIKKKDIRIGDTVIVQRAGDVIPEIVKVIDSVRTGSEKIFCMPQNCPSCNSQLIRDEKEVSVRCINDTCPAKIKAQIEHFVSKRAFDIEGLGEKLIDQLVEKKHLSSYADIFYLEKARLEGMERMGLKSAENLIEAIEKSKNISFARFIYALGIRHVGEHIAEILASKYGEYKKLCNATYDDLNTINGLGPVVSQSIVDFLVHRDNLDRIERILNSGVRLQYEENRKNSILDGKVFVITGTLESLTRNEAIMKIKSLGGKISGSVSKKTNYLVAGSSPGSKLEKAKAAGVKIINENNLKVLLES; encoded by the coding sequence ATGTCAGACATTATAAACCCTGATATTATCAAAAAAATTGAAACTTTGAGAGAAGAACTCAACAGACATAATTATTACTATTATGTAATGGATGACCCTCAATTTTCCGATGCCCAATATGATAAAATGATGCAGGAATTGCTTGAACTTGAAGAAAGATTTCCGGAACTGTCAAGTCCTGATTCTCCGTCTATGAAAGTTGGTGCTGCACCTGTCAAAAAATTTGAGACAGTAAAACACTCTGTTAAAATGCTAAGCCTTGATAATGCGTTTTCTGATGCTGATATTTTAAATTTTGACAAGCGCGTAATAAAAGAGCTTATGACGGATGAGCAAATTCTTTATACGGCAGAACCCAAGATGGATGGAGTTGCCGTAGAGCTTGTTTATAAAGATGGAAGGCTTGTATCTGCTTCTACAAGGGGGGATGGCGAAACCGGTGAAGACATAACTTCTAATGTTAAAACTATACGTTCTGTTCCTGTCTTGCTTCAACCGCACCAAAAAGAGCATACCAGCCCTTCCCTTCTTGAGGTTAGAGGTGAGGTTTTTATAAGCAAAGATGGTTTTAAACGGCTTAACGAAGATATGCTGTCCCAGGGTCTGCCATTATTTGCGAACCCAAGAAATGCTGCGGCGGGATCTTTGAGGCAGCTTGATTCTAAAATAACCGCAAAACGGCCGCTTGAAATTTATTTTTACGGTATCGGTGAGTCAGAAGGTATAAATTTTCAATCTCACTGGGACTGGCTTTGGGCTTTAAAAGAGCTTGGGCTAAGAATCAATCCCCATATAAAGCCAAAAATAAATATAGCTGCTGTTTGTAGCTATTACAAAGAACTTGAAGCTATGCGAAACTCCCTGCCATATGACATAGATGGTATGGTGATAAAAGTAGATTCCGTGAAGTTTCAGGAGCAGCTTGGAACTAAAGCAAGAAGCCCCAGGTGGGCTATTGCATATAAATTTAAAGCTATACAGGAAACAACCAAAATAATGGATATACTTGTGCAGGTGGGGCGCACCGGCGCTGTCACTCCTGTAGCCTGCCTTGAAAGTGTCAATGTAGGGGGAGTGAATGTAAGCCGTGCGACACTGCATAACGAGGATGAAATTAAAAAGAAAGATATCAGGATAGGAGATACCGTTATTGTTCAGCGCGCAGGTGATGTTATCCCGGAAATCGTAAAAGTTATTGACAGTGTAAGAACCGGAAGTGAAAAAATCTTTTGTATGCCTCAAAATTGCCCTTCATGTAATTCGCAACTTATTCGTGATGAAAAAGAGGTTTCCGTTAGATGTATAAATGATACCTGTCCAGCAAAAATAAAAGCGCAGATAGAGCATTTCGTTTCCAAAAGGGCTTTTGATATAGAAGGCCTTGGTGAAAAGTTGATTGATCAGCTTGTTGAAAAAAAACACTTATCTTCCTATGCTGATATTTTTTATCTTGAAAAAGCAAGATTGGAAGGCATGGAGCGCATGGGCTTAAAATCTGCCGAAAATCTTATTGAAGCTATTGAAAAAAGCAAAAATATATCTTTTGCCAGATTTATTTACGCGCTTGGCATTCGTCATGTGGGCGAACATATCGCTGAGATACTTGCATCAAAGTATGGAGAATATAAAAAGCTCTGTAATGCAACATATGATGATTTAAATACTATAAATGGACTCGGTCCTGTTGTATCACAAAGCATTGTTGACTTTCTCGTACACAGGGACAATCTTGACAGGATAGAACGAATACTAAACAGCGGCGTTAGACTCCAATATGAAGAAAACAGAAAAAATTCAATCCTTGATGGTAAAGTTTTTGTTATAACCGGAACTCTTGAAAGTCTGACAAGAAACGAAGCCATAATGAAAATCAAATCATTGGGCGGAAAAATCAGCGGGTCCGTTAGCAAAAAAACCAATTATCTTGTTGCCGGCAGTTCTCCCGGATCTAAGCTTGAAAAAGCAAAAGCAGCCGGTGTTAAAATAATTAATGAGAACAATCTTAAAGTTTTACTTGAAAGCTGA
- the glyS gene encoding glycine--tRNA ligase subunit beta: protein METLLLEIGMEEIPAGYIEPALSALSAILAQRLTEERIKHGKLKTFGTPRRLSIFVYDVSAKQDSLTTEINGPPEKIGFDENGQLTMAGKKFAEKMDISPKAISVKQTDKGSYLCAVKTESGIKTKAVLNKILPQVILHIPFPKVMKWADLDIKFARPIQSIVALLGGQVISFDIGNIKSSRNTFGHRFLSPDKIRLSDPDEYINKLKDAFVLADINERKADIKNQIAEIAKNLDGNVLCDDELVNIVTNLVEYPVAVAGSFDRSYLEVPDEVLINSMREHQKYFAIIDTNNRLLPNFIAVNNTQAKNMQVVAKGHERVLRARLEDARFFYKSDIKISPDDWVEKLKGVLFQAKLGTMYEKTQRIEKLGKYLADEISDDPLLIKQTVRAARLCKADLVSHIVGEFPKLQGIMGRIYAAKAGEENNVAIAIEEHYRPAYSGGKLPETTIGAIVAIADKMDSICGCFSAGLIPTGASDPYALRRQGIGIIQIMLDKGFLFSLRSLIEKSLSLFEIKDTTDNSSTADNVYSFLQGRISHLLAEEGYSKNVISAIVDISANHVPDVWQRTKALEKLKADPGFEQLAIAFKRVVNIIRKSAPKSADCKSDVNERLFEKDCESALFAAYKDIKMKVSDNLEKGFYDQALLDIASLKNPVDDFFDGVLVMAEDENIRNNRIALLRSISDLFALFADFSKV, encoded by the coding sequence ATGGAAACACTGTTACTTGAAATTGGAATGGAAGAAATTCCTGCAGGCTATATCGAACCGGCGCTTAGCGCACTTTCTGCTATTCTTGCACAAAGACTGACCGAAGAAAGAATCAAACATGGTAAATTAAAAACATTTGGAACTCCGAGAAGACTTTCAATATTTGTTTATGATGTTTCTGCAAAACAGGATTCTCTTACTACAGAAATTAACGGGCCTCCGGAAAAAATAGGATTCGATGAAAACGGACAGCTTACAATGGCCGGCAAAAAATTTGCAGAAAAAATGGATATCAGCCCAAAAGCAATCAGCGTAAAGCAAACTGATAAAGGGTCTTATCTTTGTGCAGTCAAAACAGAATCCGGAATCAAAACCAAAGCAGTTTTAAATAAAATACTTCCACAGGTTATTTTACATATTCCTTTTCCAAAAGTTATGAAATGGGCGGATCTTGATATCAAATTTGCAAGACCCATTCAGTCTATAGTCGCTCTTTTAGGCGGGCAGGTTATCTCTTTTGATATTGGCAATATCAAAAGTTCAAGAAATACTTTCGGCCATCGTTTTTTATCTCCCGACAAAATAAGATTATCTGATCCGGATGAATATATCAATAAATTAAAAGACGCCTTCGTACTTGCAGACATCAATGAAAGAAAAGCTGATATTAAAAACCAGATCGCAGAAATTGCAAAAAATCTTGATGGTAATGTTTTATGCGATGATGAACTTGTGAATATTGTCACCAATCTTGTTGAGTATCCCGTAGCGGTTGCCGGAAGCTTTGACAGATCTTATCTTGAAGTGCCGGATGAGGTGCTGATAAATTCAATGCGCGAACATCAGAAGTATTTCGCAATTATTGATACCAATAACAGGCTTTTGCCGAATTTTATTGCCGTCAATAATACACAGGCCAAAAATATGCAGGTAGTCGCTAAAGGCCATGAAAGAGTTTTAAGAGCCCGCCTGGAAGACGCCCGGTTTTTTTACAAAAGCGATATTAAAATTTCTCCCGATGACTGGGTTGAAAAACTAAAAGGCGTTCTTTTTCAGGCAAAACTCGGCACCATGTACGAAAAAACCCAAAGAATTGAAAAATTGGGCAAATATCTTGCTGATGAGATATCTGATGACCCGCTATTAATAAAGCAAACAGTAAGAGCTGCCAGGCTATGCAAGGCCGATCTGGTCAGCCATATAGTAGGCGAATTTCCAAAACTTCAGGGTATCATGGGAAGAATATATGCTGCAAAGGCAGGGGAAGAAAATAATGTGGCTATTGCTATTGAAGAACATTACAGGCCAGCATATTCAGGCGGAAAGCTTCCGGAAACTACAATTGGTGCAATAGTAGCAATAGCAGATAAGATGGATTCGATTTGCGGCTGTTTTTCAGCAGGACTTATACCTACCGGAGCTTCAGATCCTTATGCATTAAGAAGACAGGGAATCGGAATAATTCAGATAATGCTTGATAAAGGGTTTTTATTCTCATTAAGAAGCCTGATTGAAAAAAGCCTCTCACTGTTTGAAATTAAAGATACCACAGATAATAGTAGTACAGCTGATAATGTCTATAGTTTTTTGCAAGGCCGTATATCACACCTGCTTGCAGAAGAAGGCTATTCAAAAAATGTGATATCGGCAATAGTTGATATTTCCGCAAACCATGTGCCTGATGTATGGCAACGCACAAAAGCGCTTGAAAAACTTAAAGCTGACCCAGGCTTTGAGCAGCTTGCAATAGCATTTAAAAGAGTTGTCAATATCATCAGAAAATCAGCCCCCAAAAGTGCCGACTGCAAAAGTGATGTTAACGAAAGACTGTTTGAAAAAGATTGTGAATCGGCTTTATTTGCTGCATATAAAGATATAAAAATGAAAGTATCGGATAATCTTGAGAAAGGATTTTATGACCAGGCCCTGCTTGATATTGCGTCTCTTAAAAACCCTGTTGATGATTTTTTTGATGGCGTTTTAGTAATGGCCGAAGATGAAAATATCCGTAACAACCGAATAGCATTGCTAAGATCTATTTCCGATCTTTTTGCATTATTTGCAGATTTTTCAAAAGTGTGA
- the glyQ gene encoding glycine--tRNA ligase subunit alpha produces MNFQDIILSLQKFWSRKGCALIQSYDLEVGAGTFHPATLLKSLGPEPWNAAYVQPSRRPTDGRYGENPNRLQHYYQYQVILKPSPSDVQQQYLMSLKALGINPLDHDIRFVEDDWESPTLGASGLGWEVWLDGMEITQFTYFQIAGSIDLHPISVEITYGLERIAMYLQEVDNVYNLKWNDSISYGDIYHHQEVEQSTYNFEKADINFLHNLFAQYEAESLKIIKESLVIPAYEYCLKCSHTFNLLDARGAISVTERTGYIARIRNLARACAEEYLKQREAMGFPLLKK; encoded by the coding sequence ATGAATTTTCAAGATATAATTCTGTCTTTGCAAAAGTTCTGGTCACGCAAAGGCTGTGCACTTATACAATCATATGATTTGGAAGTGGGTGCGGGTACTTTTCATCCTGCCACTTTATTAAAATCTTTGGGACCGGAGCCATGGAATGCTGCCTATGTTCAACCTTCCAGGCGCCCAACTGACGGCCGGTACGGGGAAAACCCAAACAGACTTCAACATTACTATCAGTATCAGGTAATACTCAAGCCTTCTCCTTCTGATGTTCAACAGCAGTATCTTATGAGTTTAAAAGCCCTTGGCATAAACCCACTTGATCATGACATAAGATTTGTTGAAGATGACTGGGAATCCCCTACCCTCGGCGCTTCAGGCCTTGGATGGGAAGTATGGCTGGATGGAATGGAAATAACACAATTTACATATTTCCAGATAGCAGGAAGCATAGATCTTCATCCGATCTCTGTTGAAATTACATATGGGCTGGAAAGAATAGCAATGTATTTGCAGGAAGTTGATAATGTCTATAACCTTAAATGGAATGATTCTATCAGTTATGGAGATATTTATCATCATCAGGAAGTGGAACAATCGACTTATAATTTCGAAAAAGCCGATATTAATTTTCTGCACAATCTTTTTGCCCAGTATGAAGCGGAATCTTTAAAAATAATTAAAGAATCACTTGTTATTCCTGCTTATGAGTACTGCCTTAAGTGTTCGCATACCTTTAACCTTCTTGACGCCCGCGGAGCAATCAGTGTTACGGAAAGAACCGGTTACATAGCAAGGATCAGAAACCTTGCTCGTGCATGTGCGGAAGAATACTTAAAGCAAAGAGAAGCTATGGGTTTTCCTTTGCTTAAAAAATAA